A stretch of the Bordetella genomosp. 8 genome encodes the following:
- a CDS encoding gamma-glutamyltransferase family protein, which produces MSDAFTTRPEIRGTNGVVASTHWLASQTAMSVLERGGNAFDAAVAGGFVLQIVEPHLNGPGGEVPLLFWSEDEKRMCSLCGQGGAPALATTDYFRRMGLSQIPGIGLLPAAVPGAFGAWLTLLRDYGTWELADVLAPAIEYARDGFPIVPRVSASILAVSPLFRDEWTTSGQAWLPGGKVPRPDRLMRSTAIAATYTRILVLAGTKGGDRTGRIDAALDAWYRGFVADAIDRFYREERIWDTTGERNQGLLRKSDLAEWRASYEEPLTVDYGDYTVAKCGTWSQGAVHLQQLAMLRELKAERHDPLSAPFVHTIAEAAKLAFADRLAWYGDPEFVSVPVGDLLGTAYARDRAALVNAVASREIRPGSPGGAMPRLPDLGIAERTLRDADVRYGVGEPTFAQLPPLDRWADDEIFVGDTCHLDVIDRHGNMVSATPSGGWLAASPTIPELGFSITTRMQMAWLDDGLAGSLQPRKRPTTTLSPGLALRGGKPYMCFGTPGGDQQDQWTVAFLIRHMQGMNLQEAIDCPAWHIEHFVTSFWPRPVKLNRLILEDRFPPATIEALRAAGHDVTVGPSWSEGRITACTQEMLPGGRRLLKAAANPRGMQGYAVGR; this is translated from the coding sequence ATGTCGGATGCCTTCACCACGCGGCCGGAGATCAGGGGTACGAACGGCGTGGTCGCCAGTACCCATTGGCTTGCCTCGCAGACCGCCATGAGCGTGCTGGAGCGTGGCGGCAATGCGTTCGACGCGGCGGTGGCGGGCGGATTCGTGCTGCAGATCGTCGAACCGCACCTGAACGGTCCGGGCGGCGAGGTCCCGCTGCTTTTCTGGAGCGAGGACGAAAAGCGCATGTGCAGCCTGTGCGGCCAGGGCGGCGCCCCCGCATTGGCCACCACCGACTATTTCCGCCGCATGGGGCTCAGCCAGATACCGGGCATCGGCTTGCTGCCGGCGGCGGTACCCGGCGCGTTCGGCGCGTGGCTGACGCTGCTGCGCGACTATGGCACCTGGGAGCTGGCGGACGTGCTGGCGCCGGCCATCGAATACGCTCGCGATGGCTTCCCTATCGTACCCAGGGTCTCGGCCTCCATATTGGCGGTGTCGCCGCTGTTTCGCGACGAGTGGACGACGTCCGGGCAAGCCTGGCTGCCGGGCGGCAAGGTGCCGCGGCCCGACCGCCTGATGCGGTCCACGGCCATCGCCGCGACCTATACCCGCATTCTGGTGCTTGCCGGGACGAAAGGGGGCGACAGGACGGGACGCATCGACGCCGCGCTGGACGCCTGGTATCGCGGTTTCGTGGCCGACGCGATCGATCGTTTCTATCGCGAGGAGCGAATCTGGGACACCACGGGGGAAAGAAACCAGGGCCTGTTGCGCAAATCCGACCTGGCGGAGTGGCGCGCAAGCTACGAAGAGCCGCTGACCGTGGACTACGGCGACTACACCGTCGCCAAATGCGGCACCTGGTCTCAAGGCGCGGTGCATCTGCAACAGCTTGCCATGCTGCGCGAGCTGAAGGCGGAACGCCATGACCCCTTGTCGGCGCCTTTCGTCCACACGATCGCCGAGGCGGCGAAACTTGCGTTCGCGGACCGGCTGGCCTGGTATGGCGATCCCGAATTCGTTTCGGTCCCGGTGGGTGATCTGCTCGGCACTGCATACGCCCGCGACCGGGCGGCGCTGGTCAACGCCGTCGCCAGCAGGGAGATCCGGCCTGGATCGCCGGGGGGTGCAATGCCCAGGCTGCCGGATCTGGGCATCGCCGAACGCACGCTGCGCGACGCGGATGTGCGCTATGGCGTGGGCGAACCGACATTCGCTCAGCTGCCGCCGCTGGACCGCTGGGCCGACGATGAAATCTTCGTCGGCGATACCTGCCATCTGGATGTGATCGACCGGCATGGCAACATGGTGTCGGCGACGCCCTCGGGCGGCTGGCTGGCGGCCAGCCCGACCATCCCTGAGCTTGGCTTCTCGATAACCACCCGGATGCAGATGGCATGGCTGGACGATGGCCTGGCGGGGTCGCTGCAGCCACGCAAGCGGCCGACCACGACGCTGTCGCCGGGATTGGCGTTGCGCGGAGGCAAGCCGTACATGTGCTTCGGCACGCCGGGAGGCGACCAGCAGGATCAATGGACGGTGGCGTTCCTGATCCGCCACATGCAGGGGATGAACCTGCAGGAAGCGATCGACTGCCCCGCCTGGCACATCGAGCATTTCGTGACGTCGTTCTGGCCGCGACCGGTGAAGTTGAACAGGCTGATACTGGAAGACCGCTTCCCGCCCGCGACGATCGAAGCCCTGCGCGCGGCCGGGCATGACGTCACAGTCGGGCCGTCCTGGTCGGAAGGCCGGATCACCGCCTGCACCCAGGAAATGCTTCCCGGCGGGCGCAGGTTGCTGAAGGCGGCGGCGAATCCGCGCGGCATGCAGGGCTACGCGGTGGGACGTTGA